A stretch of Bos mutus isolate GX-2022 chromosome 8, NWIPB_WYAK_1.1, whole genome shotgun sequence DNA encodes these proteins:
- the LOC138988995 gene encoding V-type proton ATPase 16 kDa proteolipid subunit c-like has product MSEAKNGPEYASFFAVMGASAATVFSARGAAYGTAKSGTGIAAMSVMRPEMIMKSIIPVVMAGIIAIYGLVVAVLIASSLNDGISLYRSFLQLGAGLSVGLSGLAAGFAIGIVGDAGVRGTAQQPRLFVGMILILIFAEVLGLYGLIVALILSTK; this is encoded by the coding sequence ATGTCCGAGGCCAAGAACGGCCCCGAGTACGCTTCCTTTTTCGCGGTCATGGGTGCCTCAGCCGCCACGGTCTTCAGCGCCCGGGGCGCCGCCTACGGTACAGCCAAGAGCGGCACGGGCATCGCAGCCATGTCTGTCATGCGGCCAGAGATGATCATGAAGTCCATCATCCCGGTGGTCATGGCGGGGATCATCGCCATCTATGGTCTGGTGGTGGCAGTCCTCATCGCCAGCTCCCTGAATGACGGCATCAGTCTCTACAGGAGTTTCCTTCAGCTGGGCGCGGGCCTGAGCGTGGGCCTGAGCGGGCTGGCGGCGGGCTTCGCCATCGGCATTGTCGGGGACGCAGGCGTGCGTGGCACCGCCCAGCAGCCGCGGCTCTTCGTGGGCATGATCCTCATCCTCATCTTCGCCGAGGTGCTCGGCCTCTACGGTCTCATCGTCGCCCTTATCCTCTCCACAAAGTAG